The Sulfitobacter sp. S223 genome has a window encoding:
- a CDS encoding FAD-binding oxidoreductase, giving the protein MNSDIIIIGGGIAGLSAAARLSADAQVTVLEMESVTGYHASGRSAALIEENYGAPSVQALNHAGMAHFQDGGYLSQRGLLIIADDQQEDAFKADLVHMGVDQISPDEAVDFVPVLDKSKVAFAGYHAEAFDIDTDRLMQDFIRVLRANGGQIITDAIVTGIRQDASGWEVIAGDSYTAGTLVNAAGAWADLIAGIAGVTPLGIVPHRRSMARLAAPGGHDTTKWPMFFGPNESWYAKPDAGALLVSPAEEVATHPHDAYADDMTLAEGLDRYQQMVTEPVTRPLATWAGLRSFAPDRTLVLGRDPHVPEFVWCAGQGGYGFQTSPAASALLADLVHGREPEIDAVSVAALRPDRLRA; this is encoded by the coding sequence ATGAACAGCGATATCATCATCATCGGCGGCGGCATTGCCGGATTGTCTGCAGCGGCCCGTCTTTCGGCAGATGCACAGGTAACGGTTCTAGAGATGGAGAGCGTGACCGGCTATCATGCCTCTGGCCGCTCGGCCGCGCTGATTGAGGAAAACTACGGTGCACCATCGGTTCAGGCGCTCAATCATGCTGGTATGGCTCATTTTCAGGATGGCGGATATTTGTCCCAGAGGGGCCTTCTGATTATCGCCGATGATCAACAAGAGGACGCCTTCAAGGCCGATCTGGTTCATATGGGCGTCGACCAGATTAGTCCTGACGAAGCCGTCGATTTTGTGCCCGTGCTGGATAAATCAAAAGTGGCATTTGCGGGCTACCATGCCGAAGCCTTCGATATCGACACAGACCGCTTGATGCAGGACTTCATCCGCGTTCTGCGCGCCAACGGCGGTCAGATAATCACAGATGCCATCGTCACTGGCATCAGGCAGGATGCGTCGGGCTGGGAGGTGATCGCAGGCGATAGCTACACCGCTGGCACGCTAGTCAATGCGGCAGGTGCCTGGGCTGATCTGATCGCGGGCATCGCCGGTGTGACCCCCTTGGGCATTGTACCACACCGCCGATCAATGGCGCGTCTGGCCGCCCCCGGCGGGCACGACACCACCAAATGGCCGATGTTCTTCGGTCCGAATGAAAGCTGGTATGCAAAGCCGGATGCCGGTGCCCTGCTTGTCTCCCCCGCTGAGGAAGTCGCAACGCATCCGCATGATGCCTACGCCGACGATATGACACTGGCTGAAGGTCTGGACCGTTACCAACAGATGGTAACCGAACCAGTGACAAGGCCGCTGGCCACATGGGCGGGTTTGCGCAGCTTTGCTCCTGACCGCACGCTTGTGCTTGGTCGTGATCCGCATGTACCTGAATTTGTCTGGTGCGCTGGTCAGGGCGGATACGGGTTCCAAACCTCACCCGCTGCCTCTGCGTTATTGGCGGATCTGGTTCATGGGCGGGAACCTGAAATCGACGCGGTCTCTGTGGCGGCATTGCGTCCGGACAGATTGCGCGCATGA
- a CDS encoding aldo/keto reductase: protein MTHSLTSLDGTPASRLAFGTMQFGGRADRAASQAMFDASLDAGITHFDTAHVYTDGASETFLGEMIKPHRERLIIATKAAYTGGATPENIRTSAETSRKRMDLDVLDVLYLHRFDPDTDMHLSFETFAQLKAGGIIRHIGISNFAAWQAAKAAGIAAKFDLTITLIQPMYNVVKRQAEVEILPMAQDFGMLCAPYSPLGGGLLTGKYAGGGTGRLSEDDRYAARYRFDYMHIAAEALSQIAAREGVHPATLAVAWAAAHPTAPTPIISARSDEQLAPSLAAMDYAMSPDLYAEMTALIPAPPPATDRAEEA, encoded by the coding sequence ATGACACACTCCCTTACCAGCCTTGATGGCACCCCGGCTAGCCGCCTTGCCTTTGGCACAATGCAATTTGGCGGTCGCGCTGATCGCGCGGCGTCCCAAGCGATGTTTGACGCCTCTCTTGATGCGGGCATCACCCATTTCGACACGGCGCATGTCTATACCGATGGCGCATCAGAAACCTTCTTGGGAGAGATGATCAAACCTCACCGAGAGCGGCTGATCATAGCGACCAAAGCGGCCTATACGGGCGGCGCGACCCCCGAGAATATCCGCACCTCTGCCGAGACGTCGCGAAAGCGAATGGATCTTGATGTGCTCGACGTGCTTTATCTGCACCGCTTTGATCCTGACACGGACATGCACCTTAGCTTTGAAACCTTTGCGCAGCTAAAAGCAGGCGGTATTATTCGTCATATCGGCATCTCGAATTTTGCTGCATGGCAGGCCGCCAAAGCCGCCGGAATTGCAGCTAAATTCGATCTGACCATTACTTTGATCCAGCCCATGTACAACGTTGTCAAACGACAGGCAGAGGTCGAAATCCTCCCCATGGCGCAGGACTTCGGGATGCTCTGTGCGCCGTATTCTCCTTTGGGCGGTGGACTACTGACCGGGAAATACGCGGGCGGCGGAACAGGCCGGCTGTCCGAAGATGACCGCTATGCGGCGCGCTACCGATTTGACTATATGCACATTGCCGCCGAGGCTCTTAGCCAGATCGCTGCGCGTGAGGGGGTGCATCCCGCGACCCTTGCAGTGGCATGGGCCGCAGCCCATCCAACAGCGCCGACACCGATCATCTCGGCCCGCTCGGATGAACAGCTTGCGCCATCGTTGGCCGCAATGGACTATGCCATGTCACCCGACCTCTACGCAGAAATGACCGCATTGATCCCAGCACCGCCGCCAGCAACAGACAGGGCAGAAGAAGCATGA
- a CDS encoding PACE efflux transporter gives MRSLYDRLRHAISFEIIGLLLVVPLGSLLFHVPLADFGVVGLVSATLATLWNIVYNYFFDRALQRAYGTTLKTRMMRVVHAALFELGLLVVLLPFIAWYLGVTVWQAFIMDLSFAAFYMVYAFCFNWAYDTLFPLPEWEKA, from the coding sequence ATGCGCTCCCTTTATGATCGTTTACGTCACGCCATTAGTTTCGAAATCATCGGCTTACTTCTGGTCGTTCCCCTTGGATCATTGCTGTTTCATGTGCCCCTCGCAGATTTTGGTGTCGTGGGGTTGGTAAGTGCGACGCTCGCGACCCTATGGAACATCGTTTACAACTACTTTTTCGATAGGGCGCTCCAGCGTGCATATGGCACGACCCTGAAGACCCGCATGATGCGCGTTGTGCACGCCGCCTTGTTCGAGCTGGGATTGCTGGTTGTGCTGTTGCCGTTCATCGCATGGTATCTGGGCGTCACAGTATGGCAGGCATTCATAATGGATTTGTCTTTTGCGGCATTCTATATGGTCTACGCGTTTTGCTTTAATTGGGCATACGATACGCTTTTCCCGCTGCCGGAATGGGAAAAAGCCTAG
- a CDS encoding succinylglutamate desuccinylase/aspartoacylase family protein, whose protein sequence is MKRRPDFEIAGQFVKAGTRKTIEIPVSTLSDHTPVTLSAHIVHGRSDGPTTFVSAGIHGDEVIGVEIVRRLLRSKNLKSLRGTLIVVPIVNTFGFLNHSRYLPDRRDLNRCFPGSPNGSLGSRLAHIFLNEIVARCSLGIDLHSAAINRINLPQIRVSANNRNTMRLAKAFGAPVILTSALRDGSLRQEAKKIGVDVLLYEAGEGMRFDEMSVRAGVAGILRVLKDIGQLPKAGIAKPKAAPLLCADSHWLRASAGGLLRMFKAEGDVVTEGDVVAAISDPFGEDEIEIKSRYSGIIVGRAVVPIVHEGDALFHIADVKSGDMAEAAVDELASQLEEAPLFDEDEII, encoded by the coding sequence ATGAAGCGGCGTCCTGATTTCGAGATTGCAGGACAGTTTGTCAAAGCAGGCACGCGCAAGACGATAGAAATCCCTGTCAGCACCCTGTCGGATCATACGCCTGTCACGTTATCGGCTCATATCGTGCATGGCCGCTCCGACGGACCGACGACTTTCGTCAGCGCCGGCATTCACGGCGATGAGGTAATCGGCGTAGAGATCGTGCGCCGGTTGCTGCGCTCCAAAAACCTGAAGTCCTTGCGTGGGACGCTGATTGTCGTGCCGATTGTGAATACCTTCGGGTTTCTTAACCATTCGCGCTATCTGCCGGATCGCCGCGATCTTAACCGATGCTTTCCGGGGTCTCCGAACGGATCACTCGGATCGCGCTTGGCGCATATCTTTCTCAATGAGATTGTCGCGCGTTGTTCATTGGGTATTGATCTGCACTCTGCTGCGATCAACCGGATCAACCTGCCACAAATCCGTGTATCGGCCAACAACCGCAACACAATGCGGCTGGCGAAAGCGTTCGGCGCCCCTGTCATTCTGACAAGCGCCCTACGTGATGGCAGCCTGCGGCAAGAGGCAAAGAAAATCGGCGTCGACGTGCTTTTGTACGAAGCTGGCGAAGGCATGCGATTTGACGAGATGTCCGTGCGCGCAGGTGTTGCCGGAATCTTGCGCGTGCTCAAAGACATCGGGCAGTTGCCCAAGGCAGGCATCGCCAAGCCCAAAGCCGCCCCGCTTTTGTGTGCAGACAGCCACTGGCTGCGTGCCTCTGCAGGCGGGCTGCTGCGGATGTTCAAAGCCGAAGGCGATGTCGTGACCGAAGGAGATGTCGTTGCTGCAATCTCTGATCCTTTTGGTGAGGACGAGATCGAGATCAAATCCCGTTACAGTGGTATCATTGTTGGCCGCGCGGTGGTGCCCATCGTGCATGAAGGCGATGCCTTGTTCCACATTGCCGATGTCAAATCCGGCGATATGGCTGAAGCCGCAGTGGACGAGCTGGCCAGCCAGCTAGAAGAAGCGCCTTTGTTCGATGAGGATGAAATCATCTAG
- a CDS encoding glycoside hydrolase family 25 protein has product MNLRTGFAILGLALLAACSSDKPIPIGAPVALNFRDADPVDFKGQHPARYRVQGIDAARFQTQIDWGTARRNGVSFAFLKATEGGDLLDPMFKSHWRGAGQAGVARGAYHFYYFCTTPEVQARWFIRNVPRSKGMLPPVLDMEWNPFSPTCAHRRPDARVVQDEMKRWLKIVEAYYGVRPIIYTTPRFYEENNLKGFKGYEYWLRTTAKAPRETFPGQSWRFWQYSATGLIGGIQGEVDLNAFSGSPQEWTAWLGSRAVK; this is encoded by the coding sequence ATGAATTTACGCACCGGATTTGCCATTCTGGGCCTCGCCCTTCTTGCAGCGTGCAGCTCCGACAAACCTATCCCGATAGGTGCGCCCGTTGCCCTCAACTTTCGTGATGCGGATCCGGTGGATTTCAAAGGACAGCATCCGGCACGCTACCGCGTGCAAGGTATTGATGCAGCGCGCTTTCAGACGCAGATAGATTGGGGCACTGCACGGCGGAATGGCGTCAGCTTTGCTTTCCTCAAGGCGACAGAAGGCGGGGATCTTCTGGATCCGATGTTCAAATCCCACTGGCGTGGCGCGGGTCAGGCAGGCGTCGCGCGCGGTGCCTATCACTTCTATTATTTCTGCACGACACCAGAGGTGCAGGCACGTTGGTTCATCCGCAATGTTCCGCGCTCAAAAGGGATGTTGCCCCCCGTCCTTGATATGGAATGGAATCCATTCTCGCCGACCTGTGCACACCGGCGCCCTGATGCGCGGGTGGTACAAGACGAAATGAAACGCTGGCTAAAGATCGTCGAAGCATACTACGGCGTGCGCCCGATCATTTACACAACCCCGCGGTTCTACGAAGAGAACAACCTTAAGGGCTTCAAAGGCTACGAATACTGGCTACGCACCACGGCCAAAGCTCCGCGTGAAACTTTCCCCGGCCAAAGCTGGCGCTTCTGGCAATACTCTGCAACAGGCTTGATCGGCGGGATTCAGGGCGAAGTAGACCTGAATGCTTTTTCCGGCAGCCCCCAAGAATGGACTGCATGGCTTGGGTCGCGCGCAGTGAAATAA
- the rimK gene encoding 30S ribosomal protein S6--L-glutamate ligase: protein MKIAMLARNPNLYSHKRLKEAAEARGHQFDIINTLRCYMNIASRRPEVYYNGEKLEGYDAIIPRIGASVTFYGLAVLRQFEMQGVYPLNESVGIGRSRDKLRSMQLLARDGIGLPVTTFAHDPKQTDEVLELAGGAPVVIKLLEGTQGIGVVLADTKRSAVSVVEAFRGAGVNILLQEFIKEAGGTDIRAIVVGGKVVAAMKRTGAKDDFRSNLHRGGSAEVIKLSPEERSTAVRSAKSMGLNVCGVDMLRSNHGPVVMEVNSSPGLEGVEKATDLDIAGMIIKYIEKNAKPNATKTKGKG from the coding sequence ATGAAAATTGCTATGCTCGCCCGTAATCCGAACCTCTATTCGCACAAGCGTCTGAAGGAAGCTGCCGAAGCCCGTGGTCACCAGTTTGATATTATCAACACGCTACGGTGCTACATGAACATCGCCTCTCGCCGACCAGAAGTTTATTACAACGGTGAAAAGCTGGAAGGCTATGATGCGATCATCCCACGGATCGGGGCCTCGGTTACATTTTACGGCCTCGCCGTGCTGCGGCAGTTCGAGATGCAGGGCGTCTATCCGCTGAATGAAAGCGTCGGCATTGGCCGTTCGCGAGACAAGCTGCGCTCGATGCAGCTTTTGGCGCGGGACGGGATCGGCCTACCCGTCACAACCTTTGCACACGATCCCAAGCAGACCGACGAAGTGCTTGAACTTGCTGGTGGCGCGCCTGTGGTCATCAAGCTTCTGGAAGGCACGCAGGGTATCGGCGTTGTTCTGGCGGATACAAAGCGCTCTGCGGTTTCCGTGGTCGAGGCGTTTCGCGGCGCCGGCGTGAACATCCTGCTGCAAGAATTCATAAAAGAAGCAGGCGGCACCGACATTCGCGCCATCGTTGTTGGTGGCAAGGTCGTCGCCGCGATGAAGCGTACCGGTGCCAAAGATGATTTCCGCTCCAACCTACACCGCGGCGGCTCTGCCGAAGTGATTAAGCTCTCTCCCGAGGAACGCTCAACCGCTGTGCGTTCAGCCAAGTCGATGGGCCTGAATGTCTGCGGCGTGGACATGCTGCGATCAAACCACGGCCCCGTGGTCATGGAAGTAAACTCCTCTCCCGGTCTTGAGGGAGTAGAAAAGGCAACCGATCTGGATATTGCAGGCATGATCATCAAATACATCGAGAAGAATGCAAAGCCGAACGCCACAAAGACAAAAGGCAAAGGATGA
- a CDS encoding RimK/LysX family protein has product MTKTNTTELLQSFLVVGWHECISLPEMGLHDFAVKVDTGAKTTALHAENIETFQKDGEKWVRFTAPSPTGATGQTCEFPVHTKRAITNTSGTPETRIVIRTPMVLAGRRWKIDISLTDRGNMRFPLILGRRALRNRNILVHPGKSYLVSDKPVFEGSDR; this is encoded by the coding sequence ATGACCAAGACAAACACGACCGAATTATTGCAATCCTTTCTTGTGGTTGGCTGGCACGAGTGCATCAGCCTGCCAGAAATGGGCCTGCACGACTTTGCGGTCAAAGTAGATACCGGCGCCAAGACGACCGCGCTCCATGCCGAAAACATCGAGACGTTTCAAAAAGACGGAGAGAAATGGGTGCGCTTCACGGCTCCGTCCCCGACAGGTGCCACAGGGCAGACCTGTGAATTCCCCGTCCACACCAAACGCGCCATAACCAATACCAGCGGCACGCCAGAGACACGTATCGTTATCAGGACGCCTATGGTATTGGCCGGACGGCGTTGGAAGATCGACATTTCCCTGACAGATCGCGGCAACATGCGCTTTCCCCTAATTCTAGGGCGCCGCGCATTACGCAACCGCAACATCCTTGTGCATCCGGGCAAATCATACCTGGTGAGCGACAAACCCGTATTTGAAGGATCCGACCGATGA
- a CDS encoding class I SAM-dependent methyltransferase → MTRLPPNASVATRLEDGKLCNPSAQRNTSDIVAMVQQIAPVQGRALEIASGTGQHVLALATALPDLEWHPSDIAHDRLKSIDAYTAGLANVQPARLLDATQTGWADAEDPFDLIYLGNLLHLIPQSAAQTVLSQAARALAPAGTVVVYGPFMRSGVLTSEGDAKFHFDLQAANPEIGYKDDVWVKDMLTESGLALSMVHNMPANNLSLIAQREPL, encoded by the coding sequence ATGACCCGCCTTCCGCCTAATGCCAGCGTTGCCACACGGTTGGAAGACGGCAAGCTGTGCAATCCCTCGGCCCAGCGAAACACATCTGACATTGTCGCAATGGTGCAGCAAATCGCGCCCGTGCAGGGGCGCGCGTTGGAAATCGCATCTGGAACCGGTCAGCATGTGCTGGCATTGGCAACTGCCCTGCCCGACCTAGAGTGGCACCCCAGCGACATCGCGCATGACCGTTTGAAAAGCATTGATGCCTACACCGCCGGTTTGGCCAATGTGCAGCCTGCCCGCCTTCTGGACGCAACACAAACAGGGTGGGCAGACGCAGAAGATCCCTTTGATCTGATCTATTTAGGAAACCTCTTGCACCTTATCCCACAAAGCGCCGCGCAGACGGTACTGTCTCAGGCAGCACGTGCGCTGGCCCCGGCTGGAACGGTCGTTGTCTACGGACCCTTCATGCGCAGCGGCGTGTTGACGTCGGAAGGTGATGCAAAATTCCACTTTGATCTTCAGGCAGCCAACCCGGAAATCGGATACAAAGACGACGTTTGGGTCAAGGATATGCTGACAGAAAGCGGTCTTGCCCTTAGCATGGTGCACAACATGCCAGCCAACAACCTCAGCCTTATCGCTCAACGGGAGCCGCTATGA
- a CDS encoding BMP family ABC transporter substrate-binding protein, translating to MNFTKLLASAALVAGMATAAFAQDKTKVGFVFVGPIGDGGWTYEHNKGRVAVEEEFGDAVETVFVESVAEGPDSERVMTQMALDGADLIFTTSFGYMDPTINVAAKFPDVKFEHATGYKRADNVSTYSARFYEGRAIQGHIAGKMTKSNTIGYIGSYPIPEVIRGINSAFIHARKANPDVQFKIVWAYTWFDPAKEADAAKVLIEQGADVILQHTDSTAPQAAAQEAGNVVTFGQASDMSQYAPFPRVSSIIDDWAPYYIARTKAVMDGTWTSTDTWDGIGAGMVGIGEISDAVPADVKEEALALKETLADGTYHAFTGPLNKQDGTPFLAEGETADDGTLAGMNFYVEGIEGDIPQ from the coding sequence ATGAACTTCACCAAACTGCTGGCCAGCGCCGCGCTGGTTGCCGGCATGGCAACAGCGGCCTTTGCCCAAGACAAAACCAAAGTCGGCTTTGTTTTCGTCGGCCCGATCGGCGACGGTGGCTGGACCTATGAGCACAACAAAGGCCGCGTGGCCGTTGAGGAAGAATTCGGCGATGCGGTAGAGACCGTATTCGTTGAAAGCGTGGCAGAGGGCCCCGATTCCGAGCGTGTGATGACGCAGATGGCGCTCGACGGTGCCGATCTGATCTTCACCACATCGTTTGGCTATATGGACCCGACAATCAACGTCGCGGCAAAGTTCCCGGACGTGAAGTTCGAGCACGCCACTGGCTACAAACGTGCCGACAACGTCAGCACCTATTCAGCGCGCTTTTACGAAGGCCGCGCTATTCAAGGCCACATCGCTGGCAAGATGACCAAGTCCAACACCATCGGTTACATCGGCTCCTACCCGATTCCAGAAGTAATTCGTGGCATCAACTCTGCGTTCATTCACGCGCGCAAAGCAAACCCCGATGTGCAGTTTAAAATCGTCTGGGCCTACACATGGTTTGATCCAGCCAAAGAAGCAGACGCAGCCAAGGTTCTGATCGAACAAGGCGCTGACGTGATCCTGCAGCACACAGATTCCACCGCGCCACAGGCTGCGGCTCAGGAAGCTGGCAATGTTGTGACGTTCGGCCAAGCCTCGGACATGAGCCAGTACGCTCCCTTCCCGCGCGTGTCGTCCATCATTGATGACTGGGCGCCATACTACATTGCGCGCACCAAGGCGGTTATGGACGGCACTTGGACGTCAACCGACACATGGGACGGCATTGGCGCCGGCATGGTTGGCATCGGCGAGATTTCCGATGCAGTACCTGCTGACGTGAAAGAAGAAGCTCTTGCGTTGAAAGAAACATTGGCTGACGGCACCTACCATGCGTTCACCGGCCCGCTGAACAAGCAGGACGGCACACCGTTCCTTGCGGAAGGTGAAACAGCGGACGATGGCACCCTTGCCGGCATGAACTTCTACGTTGAAGGCATTGAGGGCGATATCCCGCAATAA
- a CDS encoding glutathione S-transferase family protein, protein MITLHHLNRSRSLRILWLLEEIGAPYDFVLHERDSKTNLAPDALLKVHPLGKSPVIEMDGETVCESAAITELLCAKFAPQMIPEVGTQAYLRHLELMHFAEGSAMTPILLNLYVGRLGEAGAPLHPRIQSELDNHFAYMEKMLRPSGHFVLDDLSAADIMLSFPAQIAMRLERRDAYPKLAAFVDALEARPAYQRAVEKGGV, encoded by the coding sequence ATGATTACATTGCATCACCTCAACAGGTCCCGCTCGCTCCGAATTCTGTGGCTATTGGAGGAAATCGGCGCGCCTTATGATTTTGTCCTGCATGAACGCGACAGCAAGACCAACCTTGCCCCCGACGCTTTGCTCAAGGTGCACCCGTTGGGAAAATCGCCCGTGATCGAGATGGACGGCGAAACAGTTTGTGAAAGTGCTGCCATCACCGAACTGCTTTGCGCAAAATTCGCACCACAGATGATCCCAGAGGTGGGCACCCAAGCTTACCTGCGGCATCTGGAACTGATGCATTTCGCCGAAGGCTCAGCCATGACGCCGATCCTGCTCAATCTGTACGTAGGTCGTCTGGGAGAGGCCGGAGCGCCCCTGCATCCGCGCATCCAATCCGAGCTGGACAACCACTTTGCCTATATGGAGAAGATGCTGCGCCCGTCGGGTCATTTTGTGCTTGATGACCTTTCTGCTGCGGACATCATGCTTAGCTTTCCCGCGCAAATCGCGATGCGGCTTGAACGGCGGGACGCCTATCCGAAGCTGGCTGCGTTTGTGGATGCTCTTGAAGCACGCCCTGCCTATCAGCGGGCAGTAGAAAAAGGCGGCGTCTAG
- a CDS encoding ABC transporter permease has product MDLSAINPILFIAGFFVAATPLIFAAIGELVVEKTGVLNLGVEGMMIMGAISGFATAVETGSPLLGFVAAAAGGAILSLLFAFLTQVMLANQVASGLALTLFGLGFSALLGQSYVGVKPPRLADVNFGILGDIPVIGPIFLSHDIIVYLGIALVIAVWAALKFTRAGLVLRAVGENHDAAHALGFKVKRIRTLAIMFGGACAGVGGAYISLIRVPQWTEGMTAGIGWIALALVVFASWKPFRVLLGAYLFGGLVQLQLNLQGAGVAIPVEYLAMSPYVITIVVLVFLSRDKSAAPGSLGRIFHASS; this is encoded by the coding sequence ATGGACCTGTCTGCAATCAATCCGATCCTATTTATTGCCGGCTTCTTTGTCGCTGCAACGCCGTTGATCTTTGCTGCCATAGGCGAATTAGTCGTTGAGAAAACCGGCGTCCTCAACCTTGGTGTTGAGGGGATGATGATCATGGGCGCAATCAGTGGCTTTGCCACCGCCGTTGAAACAGGTTCGCCGTTATTGGGTTTTGTCGCTGCCGCTGCGGGTGGCGCGATACTGAGCCTTCTTTTTGCGTTTTTGACACAGGTGATGCTGGCAAATCAGGTCGCCTCTGGTCTTGCGCTGACGCTGTTCGGGTTGGGTTTCTCGGCGCTGTTAGGCCAAAGCTATGTCGGGGTAAAACCGCCGCGCCTTGCGGATGTGAATTTTGGTATACTGGGTGACATTCCCGTTATCGGACCGATCTTCTTGAGCCATGATATCATCGTATACCTTGGCATCGCTCTGGTAATTGCGGTCTGGGCTGCATTGAAATTTACGCGCGCGGGGCTTGTTCTGCGCGCTGTTGGCGAAAACCACGATGCGGCCCATGCGCTTGGTTTTAAAGTAAAACGTATCCGCACGCTGGCCATTATGTTCGGTGGGGCCTGCGCAGGCGTTGGGGGCGCCTACATCAGCCTCATTCGTGTGCCGCAATGGACCGAAGGCATGACGGCTGGTATCGGCTGGATTGCTCTCGCGCTGGTTGTGTTCGCCTCATGGAAGCCGTTTCGCGTGCTGCTGGGTGCCTATCTTTTTGGCGGTCTTGTTCAATTACAGCTCAATCTGCAGGGCGCGGGCGTTGCCATTCCTGTCGAATATCTGGCAATGTCGCCTTACGTTATAACTATTGTGGTCCTTGTATTCCTGTCGCGCGACAAAAGCGCCGCGCCGGGATCGCTGGGACGCATTTTCCACGCCTCGTCCTGA